One Pigmentibacter ruber genomic window, TTGAATATAAAATAGCGCATAATTTTAAAAATATTATGCGCTATTTTCAACTATGATTAAACTTATTTATTAACTTTATTATCCATATATTTTTGTTGGTATTTGGCTGATTCTGCTACCATTTTTTCAAATACTTCTCCAACAATAGCAACAACTTCTTCAGAAGCTCCATCTTTTCTAGCAAGTTCTTTTGCTTTTTGAACTACTTCGCTCGCTCTTTTTTCATCAAGTGCTTTTCCAACGTTTTTTCCTAATTTTATATCAGCTACTTCTTCTTGTAACTTTGTACGTTCAATTATTAATGCAACAAGTTTAGGAGTAATTTGATCAAATTTTTCTCTAACACATTGTAAATCGGAACATTTTTCTATTTTTTTTGACTCATTTTTCGCATGATCATGACCTTCACATGCTAATGTATTTATAGAAACTAATGTAATAATTGCGCTTATTACGTACTTAATCATATTTATTTCTCCATTTTTACAAAAGGATAGTCCATTTTGTACCAGAAGGAGTATCCTGAATTTGAACACCTTGCGCAAGTAATTCATCACGTATTGTATCAGATTTTTTCCAATCTTTATTAAGACGAGCAAGCTTTCTTTCTTCTAGTTTATCATTTATATCTTTTACAGAAATTTCTGAAGCAAGACTAAATTTTTTTAAATCATCAAAAAATTCCTGCGGTTCTTTCGTTAATAAACCTAAAACATTTTTAATCCATGTTTTTAATTTTGGCCAATCACTTTTTAATACTGCAATATCTTCTTTAGTTAAAATTTTTCCAGTTTTTTCTAAATTACTAATTTTTGTATTTATAGTTCTTATAAAATCAAAGAATATTGCCAATGCAGCACTACTATTCAAATCATCAGCTAATGCTTCTTTCATTCTCAATACTAGGTTTGGCAAATCAAGAAAAATTGATTCAGAATATTGTTTCGTTAAGTCATCCGAATTTTGGAGAGAATATTCATTTACTAAAGAAACAAAACGATATATTTTACCTAATTTTTTTAGATTTTCTGTAGTCATTTCAAAAGTAAAATCTAATGGCTGCCCATAAGACACGGAAAGAAAAACGAGTCTTAAAACTTCGGCCGGATATTTTCCTAAAAAATCTTTAATCGCCACATAATGATTTGTACTTTTACTCATTTTTTCGCCATACAGAGTAACCATTCCTGCATGCAACCAGTTTGTTGCAAAAGGCTTCCCGGTTGCACCTTCTGATTGTGCGATTTCAGCTTCATGATGCGGAAAAATGAGATCTCTACCACCCATATGTATATCGATAGAATCTCCAAATTTTGAATGAATCATGGCAGAACACTCAACGTGCCAGCCAGGACGACCGTCTCCCCAAGGAGATGACCAAAATATTTCCCCAGGTTTAACAAATTTCCAAAGAGCAAAATCTAGGGCATCTTCTTTCGATTCATCTATCTCAATTCTTGCACCTTTTTTTAAGTCATTAATTTTATTTTTACTTAATTTACCATACTCACTAAATTTTCTAACCCGATAATAAACACCTGATTTAG contains:
- a CDS encoding chorismate mutase gives rise to the protein MIKYVISAIITLVSINTLACEGHDHAKNESKKIEKCSDLQCVREKFDQITPKLVALIIERTKLQEEVADIKLGKNVGKALDEKRASEVVQKAKELARKDGASEEVVAIVGEVFEKMVAESAKYQQKYMDNKVNK
- the cysS gene encoding cysteine--tRNA ligase, whose translation is MKIHFFNTLTGKKELFNPLSASKVKMYCCGVTPYGNTHIGHSRTFFSYDLLYRTLVDQGYEIEWARNITDVDDKIINKANSEGVSCGDIVSRYVAEQDEMLELFNLLRPQYEPKVTESIPQIISLIQTLIDKEYAYVSKSGVYYRVRKFSEYGKLSKNKINDLKKGARIEIDESKEDALDFALWKFVKPGEIFWSSPWGDGRPGWHVECSAMIHSKFGDSIDIHMGGRDLIFPHHEAEIAQSEGATGKPFATNWLHAGMVTLYGEKMSKSTNHYVAIKDFLGKYPAEVLRLVFLSVSYGQPLDFTFEMTTENLKKLGKIYRFVSLVNEYSLQNSDDLTKQYSESIFLDLPNLVLRMKEALADDLNSSAALAIFFDFIRTINTKISNLEKTGKILTKEDIAVLKSDWPKLKTWIKNVLGLLTKEPQEFFDDLKKFSLASEISVKDINDKLEERKLARLNKDWKKSDTIRDELLAQGVQIQDTPSGTKWTILL